A single region of the Alphaproteobacteria bacterium genome encodes:
- a CDS encoding class I SAM-dependent methyltransferase, whose translation MIRNQRHHAVLPDATHDEAARQDFVAGLRVHMMREVSSGNRPLYDTKVRPAFHRTHGRDPVDRHEVRRAMDKEPYHQAWGSLLRTTQELMWESVGSSIERQMDDLVARAGANPVRPKGSLRLDPGLAVPRYQTATDIHVMPGSYHTDLADGDLTAGAIYDKGLYIYAMSGLGDSNQDIGRGCIAYLKQTFPDLRPLRILDMGCTVGHSTVPFVEAYPGAEVHGIDVGAASLRYAHARAESLGAAVHFSQQNAERTDFPDGHFDLIVSHVLLHETSGTALPNIIRECRRLLAPGGVMTHCDVPQREGDAFDLAIPDWDTYNNNEPFMGRMRDTDMRALFTDCGFARNRYFDGYVPNDALNRDKKVTFRGGDGRKGKPWAVYGARL comes from the coding sequence GTGATTCGCAATCAGCGCCACCACGCCGTTCTACCCGACGCCACCCACGACGAGGCCGCACGCCAAGACTTCGTCGCGGGCTTACGCGTGCACATGATGCGCGAGGTTTCGTCCGGCAACCGGCCGCTCTATGACACCAAGGTCCGCCCAGCCTTTCACCGGACGCACGGCCGCGACCCTGTTGACCGCCACGAAGTTCGGCGGGCGATGGACAAGGAGCCGTATCACCAAGCCTGGGGATCGCTCCTGCGGACAACGCAGGAACTCATGTGGGAGTCCGTGGGCAGTTCGATCGAACGTCAGATGGACGACCTCGTCGCCCGCGCCGGCGCCAATCCCGTGCGGCCAAAGGGTAGCCTTAGGCTCGATCCCGGTCTTGCCGTCCCGCGCTATCAAACCGCGACCGATATCCACGTGATGCCCGGCAGCTACCATACCGACTTGGCCGACGGCGATCTCACCGCCGGCGCGATCTACGACAAGGGGCTCTATATCTACGCAATGAGCGGCCTCGGCGATTCCAATCAAGACATCGGGCGCGGATGCATTGCCTACCTCAAGCAGACGTTCCCCGATCTGCGGCCCCTACGCATCCTCGATATGGGCTGCACCGTCGGTCACTCGACCGTGCCGTTCGTGGAAGCCTATCCCGGCGCCGAGGTTCACGGTATCGATGTCGGCGCGGCGAGTTTGCGCTACGCCCATGCGCGGGCCGAATCGCTCGGCGCGGCGGTGCACTTCTCCCAACAGAATGCCGAACGGACAGACTTTCCGGACGGACATTTCGATTTGATTGTGAGCCACGTCCTGCTTCATGAAACCTCAGGTACGGCATTGCCCAACATCATCCGCGAGTGCCGCAGGCTCCTCGCGCCGGGCGGGGTGATGACCCATTGCGATGTGCCCCAGCGCGAGGGCGATGCCTTCGATCTCGCGATCCCCGATTGGGATACCTACAACAACAACGAACCCTTCATGGGCCGGATGCGCGATACCGATATGCGCGCTCTGTTCACCGATTGTGGTTTCGCGCGCAATCGATATTTCGACGGCTATGTCCCTAACGACGCGTTGAACCGCGACAAAAAAGTCACGTTCCGTGGTGGCGACGGCCGTAAAGGCAAGCCGTGGGCGGTTTACGGTGCGCGCCTGTAA
- the wrbA gene encoding NAD(P)H:quinone oxidoreductase, translating to MTKVLVLYYSFYGHIEAMANAVAEGAGKVGGVEVSVKRVPETIPEDVLKKAHAKLDQDAPVATVDELANYDAIVLGIPTRYGRMVAQMANFWDQTGPLWAKGALVGKVGSIFTASATQHGGQESTILGSLPMLLHHGLVYVGLPYSAQGQTRIDEMTGGSPYGASTITGGDGSRMPSDNELELARFQGQHVAEVARKLAAGAK from the coding sequence ATGACCAAAGTTCTCGTTCTCTATTACAGCTTCTATGGCCATATCGAAGCGATGGCCAATGCCGTTGCCGAGGGCGCAGGCAAGGTCGGCGGCGTCGAGGTTTCGGTGAAGCGGGTTCCTGAGACCATTCCAGAGGACGTGCTTAAGAAGGCGCACGCCAAACTCGATCAGGACGCGCCCGTCGCAACGGTCGACGAACTGGCGAACTACGACGCGATCGTTCTCGGCATTCCGACCCGTTACGGTCGCATGGTCGCGCAAATGGCCAACTTTTGGGATCAAACCGGTCCGCTTTGGGCCAAGGGCGCCCTAGTCGGCAAGGTCGGCAGCATCTTCACCGCGTCGGCCACCCAACACGGTGGACAGGAAAGTACGATTCTCGGTTCGCTCCCGATGCTGCTGCATCACGGCCTTGTCTACGTTGGTCTGCCGTATTCGGCTCAGGGGCAAACCCGGATTGACGAAATGACCGGCGGCTCGCCCTACGGCGCCTCAACGATCACCGGCGGGGACGGGTCGCGCATGCCCAGCGACAACGAACTCGAACTGGCGCGCTTCCAAGGCCAACATGTGGCAGAAGTCGCCCGCAAACTTGCTGCCGGGGCGAAATAG
- a CDS encoding transglutaminase family protein, giving the protein MTIHIALNHKTLYDYDRSVEMGPQVIRLRPAPHSRTPIESYALKIEPSGHFLNWQQDPFGNYLARVVFPEKVRKFSVEVDLVADMVVFNPFDFFLEPAAETFPFSYDADLAQDLKPFLEKAAPGPLLKDWLARYPKPKDVPTVDFLVALNQKLRESVDYVIRMEPGVQTPEETLQIARGSCRDSSWLLVQILRHFGLAARFVSGYLIQLVADVKSLDGPSGTDRDFTDLHAWVEVFLPGAGWVGLDPTSGLFAGEGHIPLACTPHPSSAAPISGALEYAETTFSHDMKVTRVFETARVTKPYSEEQWQAVERFAEKIDADLTEHDVRLTIGGEPTFVSIDHPDEEEWNTAAIGPTKEARAADLIGRLKARYAPNGFIHFGLGKWYPGEQLPRWAYSLYWRADGKPVWRHDELIAISSKATPPNDNDARKFAQSIAARLEIGPGAITPAYEDPWHFVDQERKLPENLDPGSNKLDDPMARQRLAQVFERGLSRPTGYVLPVQRWQSKAGSRWYSQAWSTRAKHLYLLPGDSPMGLRLPLPSLPYVPPVNYPYIVPTDPFAARGPLPDTNPQRQPFLRKNGDPNAVRQTVVGQNAKGGDGRIVRAAMTVEPRGGYLWVFMPPVESVEDYLDLVAAVEDAAEESVLPIRMEGYVPPTDHRLNVIKVTPDPGVIEVNVQPAGNWQEMQAITEGLYEEARLSRLGTEKFMIDGRHTGTGGGNHVVLGAADPADSPFLRRPDLLRSLLTYWQHHPSLSYLFSGLFIGPTSQAPRVDEARHDTLHELELAFTQVPSMDADNVAPWVVDRIFRNLLTDVSGNTHRSEICIDKLYSPDGPTGRLGLVEFRAFEMPPHARMSLVQQLMLRALVARFWREPYTGNLVRWGTELHDRFMLPHYVREDLRDVVTGMQSAGYAMDEEWFAPHYEFRFPRYGAVRYRDIELELRQALEPWHVLGEEGSVGGTVRYVDSSVERLQVRATGMSGDRYAIACNGCEVPMRETGVAGEQVAGVRYRAWKPSSSLHPSIDVDAPLVFDIYDRWTGRAVGGCTYHVAHPGGRNYETFPVNSYEAESRRLARFFTEGHTPGTSPAPRKTVRPEFPYTLDLRWS; this is encoded by the coding sequence ATGACCATCCATATCGCACTCAATCATAAGACCCTCTACGACTACGACCGTTCGGTCGAGATGGGACCGCAAGTTATTCGGCTACGCCCGGCACCGCATAGCCGCACACCGATCGAGAGCTATGCGCTGAAGATCGAGCCCTCGGGGCATTTCCTGAACTGGCAGCAAGACCCGTTCGGCAACTACCTGGCGCGCGTGGTTTTCCCGGAAAAGGTTCGGAAGTTTTCGGTCGAAGTCGACCTTGTCGCCGACATGGTCGTATTCAACCCGTTCGACTTCTTCTTGGAACCCGCCGCCGAAACGTTCCCCTTCTCCTACGACGCGGACCTCGCGCAAGACCTCAAACCGTTCCTGGAGAAGGCGGCCCCCGGCCCGCTCCTCAAGGATTGGCTTGCCCGCTATCCCAAACCAAAGGACGTCCCGACGGTCGACTTCCTAGTCGCGCTCAATCAAAAACTTCGAGAATCGGTCGACTATGTCATCCGCATGGAGCCCGGTGTCCAAACCCCGGAGGAGACGCTGCAGATCGCGCGCGGTTCGTGCCGCGATTCGAGCTGGTTGCTGGTTCAAATTCTCCGCCACTTCGGCCTCGCGGCGCGGTTCGTCTCGGGCTACCTCATTCAACTTGTCGCAGACGTTAAATCCCTCGACGGACCGTCAGGCACCGATCGCGATTTCACCGACTTGCATGCCTGGGTTGAGGTCTTCCTGCCTGGCGCCGGTTGGGTTGGCCTCGACCCGACGTCGGGGTTGTTTGCAGGCGAGGGCCATATTCCCCTCGCCTGCACACCGCATCCGTCCAGCGCCGCGCCGATCAGCGGCGCCCTCGAATACGCCGAGACGACGTTCAGCCACGACATGAAGGTGACTCGCGTTTTCGAAACGGCGCGCGTGACCAAACCCTATAGCGAAGAGCAGTGGCAGGCGGTCGAGCGTTTTGCCGAAAAGATCGACGCCGATCTGACCGAGCACGACGTCCGTTTGACGATCGGCGGCGAACCGACCTTCGTTTCCATCGACCACCCTGACGAAGAGGAGTGGAACACGGCCGCGATCGGCCCAACTAAGGAGGCACGGGCCGCCGATCTCATCGGACGCCTGAAAGCACGATACGCGCCGAACGGATTCATTCACTTCGGTCTGGGTAAATGGTACCCCGGCGAACAACTGCCGCGCTGGGCCTATTCGCTCTATTGGCGCGCCGACGGCAAACCGGTGTGGCGCCACGACGAATTGATTGCGATTTCGTCGAAGGCGACGCCGCCAAACGACAACGACGCACGAAAATTCGCCCAGAGCATCGCAGCGCGTCTCGAAATCGGGCCCGGCGCCATCACCCCCGCTTACGAGGATCCGTGGCACTTCGTCGATCAAGAACGCAAGCTGCCCGAGAACCTAGACCCGGGCAGTAATAAGCTCGACGATCCGATGGCGCGGCAGCGCTTGGCCCAGGTCTTCGAGCGCGGTCTGAGCCGGCCTACCGGGTACGTCCTGCCGGTGCAGCGTTGGCAATCCAAGGCTGGGTCGCGCTGGTACAGCCAGGCGTGGTCGACGCGGGCCAAGCACCTTTACTTGTTGCCTGGCGATTCGCCCATGGGCTTGCGCCTGCCGCTCCCGTCGCTGCCTTACGTCCCCCCGGTCAACTATCCCTACATAGTCCCGACCGACCCCTTTGCGGCCCGCGGTCCGTTACCCGATACCAATCCCCAGCGGCAACCATTCCTGCGCAAGAACGGCGACCCCAACGCCGTGCGCCAAACCGTCGTAGGGCAAAACGCGAAGGGTGGTGACGGACGCATTGTACGCGCCGCCATGACCGTCGAACCGCGCGGCGGCTATCTGTGGGTGTTCATGCCGCCGGTCGAGTCGGTGGAGGACTATCTCGACCTTGTCGCCGCTGTTGAGGATGCCGCCGAAGAAAGCGTCCTGCCAATCCGAATGGAAGGATATGTGCCGCCGACAGACCACCGCTTGAACGTGATCAAGGTTACCCCCGATCCGGGCGTTATCGAGGTCAATGTGCAGCCCGCGGGTAATTGGCAAGAAATGCAGGCCATCACGGAGGGGCTTTACGAAGAGGCGCGCCTGTCCCGGCTCGGGACCGAGAAATTCATGATCGACGGCCGCCACACCGGGACCGGCGGCGGCAACCATGTCGTTCTTGGCGCAGCGGACCCCGCCGATAGCCCCTTCCTGCGGCGGCCGGACTTGCTGCGCAGTTTGCTGACCTATTGGCAGCATCACCCGTCTCTTTCCTATCTGTTCTCAGGCCTCTTCATCGGACCGACCAGTCAGGCACCGCGTGTCGACGAAGCCCGGCATGATACGTTGCATGAACTGGAACTGGCGTTCACCCAGGTTCCGTCGATGGATGCCGACAACGTGGCGCCTTGGGTGGTCGACCGCATTTTCCGTAACCTGCTCACCGACGTGAGCGGGAACACGCACCGTTCCGAGATTTGCATCGACAAGTTGTACTCGCCCGACGGCCCTACCGGCCGACTTGGACTGGTCGAGTTCCGCGCCTTCGAGATGCCACCGCATGCCCGGATGAGTCTGGTCCAGCAGTTGATGTTGCGTGCGCTGGTCGCGCGGTTCTGGCGCGAACCTTACACCGGCAATTTGGTTCGGTGGGGGACAGAACTGCATGATCGATTCATGCTGCCGCATTACGTGCGGGAGGATCTGCGCGACGTGGTTACCGGCATGCAAAGCGCGGGCTACGCGATGGACGAAGAGTGGTTCGCGCCGCACTACGAGTTTCGTTTTCCCCGCTACGGCGCAGTGCGCTACCGCGACATCGAATTGGAACTGCGCCAGGCCTTGGAACCTTGGCATGTCTTGGGTGAGGAAGGTTCCGTCGGCGGCACCGTGCGCTATGTCGACTCGTCGGTTGAACGACTACAGGTACGGGCCACCGGGATGTCGGGCGATCGTTATGCCATTGCCTGCAACGGGTGCGAAGTTCCGATGCGAGAGACCGGCGTTGCGGGCGAGCAGGTCGCGGGAGTGCGGTACCGCGCCTGGAAACCGTCGTCGAGTTTGCACCCTTCGATCGACGTCGATGCACCACTGGTCTTTGACATTTATGACCGGTGGACCGGGCGGGCCGTGGGCGGATGTACCTATCACGTCGCCCATCCCGGCGGGCGCAACTACGAGACATTTCCGGTCAACTCCTACGAGGCAGAGAGTCGGCGTCTAGCCCGGTTTTTCACCGAGGGACACACCCCGGGTACGAGCCCGGCGCCTCGCAAGACCGTACGACCGGAGTTCCCCTACACGCTCGACCTGCGGTGGTCCTGA
- the recQ gene encoding DNA helicase RecQ encodes MPAASPDDILRDTFGFRSFRPGQREIVETLLAGRHVLAVMPTGAGKSLCYQVPALIQERLTVVVSPLVALIDDQVAALRANGVAAARIHSGRSREDNVDDWREAEAGNARMLYMSPERLMSERMLTALERLDPAMFVIDEAHCVSKWGISFRPEYGALAALKERFPRATIAGFTATADTATQRDIADKLFGGRGEVVVQGFDRPNLWLGVTPKTKWRDQLLAFLDSRRGQSGIVYCLSRRLTEEVATLLESAGVQALPYHAGLDASVRKENQETFMAEDGVVMVATIAFGMGIDKPDIRFVFHLNLPGSMEAYYQEVGRAGRDGTPADVFMVYGLDDIRMRRQFIEQDGEDGDHKRREHRRLDSLLAYCEASQCRRVTLLSYFGETTAPCGNCDICQDPPNMVDGTTEAQMLFSAVLRTGERFGTAHLIDVLLGKTSERIAKLGHDRLPTFGVGAARAKPFWQAFIRQAVAGGYLVIDIDRYGGLRLSERGRRVLKNDEKFAYHEAAGFTLAAAAAAKRAKAPAPDIGDIDPVLLARLKELRRELARVRGVPAYVVFSDKTLQHMCALRPESLDAMAEVNGVGPAKLKDFGPAFLSAIAGEAGA; translated from the coding sequence GTGCCTGCCGCTAGTCCTGACGACATCCTGCGCGATACCTTTGGGTTCCGATCCTTTCGACCGGGGCAACGGGAGATCGTGGAAACGTTGCTTGCGGGTCGGCATGTCCTGGCGGTGATGCCGACCGGGGCGGGTAAATCGCTGTGCTACCAGGTACCGGCCCTCATTCAGGAGCGCTTGACGGTGGTCGTCTCGCCTTTGGTGGCACTGATCGACGATCAGGTTGCAGCGTTGCGGGCCAACGGCGTCGCCGCGGCACGGATTCATTCCGGACGGTCGCGCGAGGACAATGTCGATGACTGGCGCGAAGCCGAGGCGGGCAATGCCAGAATGCTCTACATGTCGCCCGAGCGCTTGATGAGCGAGCGGATGTTGACGGCGCTGGAACGCCTCGACCCGGCGATGTTCGTGATCGACGAAGCGCATTGCGTGTCCAAGTGGGGGATCAGCTTTCGTCCCGAATACGGCGCGCTTGCGGCCCTCAAGGAACGGTTTCCCCGTGCAACGATCGCCGGCTTCACCGCGACCGCTGATACCGCCACCCAACGTGACATTGCCGACAAACTTTTTGGCGGCCGTGGGGAGGTCGTGGTCCAGGGCTTCGATCGACCGAACCTGTGGCTGGGCGTCACCCCGAAGACGAAATGGCGCGATCAACTTCTCGCCTTTCTCGACTCGCGCCGCGGTCAATCCGGGATCGTTTATTGTCTGTCCCGACGACTGACGGAGGAAGTCGCCACCCTCCTTGAAAGTGCCGGGGTGCAAGCCCTGCCCTATCACGCCGGACTCGACGCAAGTGTGCGCAAGGAAAACCAAGAAACCTTCATGGCCGAAGACGGCGTCGTGATGGTGGCGACGATCGCGTTTGGCATGGGTATCGACAAGCCGGATATCAGGTTCGTCTTTCATCTCAACCTGCCCGGCAGTATGGAAGCGTATTACCAAGAGGTCGGCCGCGCGGGGCGCGACGGGACGCCCGCCGACGTCTTCATGGTGTACGGATTGGACGACATCCGGATGCGCCGTCAGTTCATTGAACAGGACGGCGAGGACGGCGACCATAAACGGCGCGAGCACCGGCGGCTCGATTCGCTGCTTGCCTATTGCGAAGCTTCGCAGTGCCGCCGGGTTACGTTGCTATCCTATTTCGGCGAGACCACCGCACCCTGCGGCAACTGCGATATCTGCCAGGACCCGCCCAACATGGTCGATGGGACCACCGAGGCGCAGATGCTGTTTTCCGCCGTCCTGCGCACCGGTGAGCGATTCGGTACCGCGCACCTGATCGATGTGTTGTTGGGCAAGACGTCCGAGCGCATCGCGAAACTGGGTCACGACCGGCTGCCGACCTTCGGTGTCGGCGCGGCGAGGGCCAAACCCTTTTGGCAGGCCTTCATCCGTCAAGCGGTTGCGGGCGGTTATCTCGTGATCGACATCGACCGCTATGGCGGCCTGCGGCTCAGCGAGCGCGGGCGGCGCGTGCTCAAGAACGACGAGAAATTTGCCTACCACGAGGCGGCCGGATTCACCCTCGCCGCCGCCGCCGCCGCGAAACGAGCGAAAGCGCCGGCCCCCGACATCGGCGACATCGATCCTGTTCTGCTGGCCCGTCTCAAAGAGTTGCGGCGCGAACTTGCGCGGGTGCGCGGCGTTCCGGCCTATGTCGTTTTTTCGGACAAGACCTTGCAGCACATGTGCGCGCTACGCCCGGAGTCGCTGGACGCGATGGCCGAAGTCAACGGCGTGGGCCCGGCCAAGCTAAAGGACTTCGGCCCCGCTTTTCTGTCGGCGATCGCCGGTGAAGCCGGTGCCTAG
- a CDS encoding putative hydro-lyase has translation MTDTKVAHGGGSLFEDLRHAPMDAVRAAIRSGAYRGHTAGIGLGRLQGNLAILPADYALDFFRFCQRNPKPCPLVGVSDTGDPMMHTLGDDIDIRRDVPLYNIYLDGQLERQATDIDDLWRDDLVAFVLGCSFTFEQALLAEGIRLAHIEDNKTVAMYRTSIETQPAGPFRGPVVVSMRPMRAAEAIRAAVITARFPHAHGAPLHIGDPVEIGIRNLSEPDWGDPPVLEDGQVPVFWACGVTPQAAVQVAKPSLCITHAPGAMLITDVLDRGPGT, from the coding sequence ATGACCGACACCAAGGTCGCGCACGGCGGCGGCAGCCTTTTCGAGGACCTGCGGCATGCGCCGATGGACGCGGTGCGCGCGGCGATCCGCTCGGGCGCCTATCGTGGGCACACGGCCGGCATCGGGCTGGGGCGTCTGCAGGGAAATCTTGCGATCCTTCCCGCCGATTACGCGCTCGATTTCTTCCGTTTTTGTCAGCGCAACCCCAAGCCCTGTCCGTTGGTCGGAGTTTCGGACACCGGCGATCCCATGATGCACACGCTGGGCGACGACATCGACATTCGCCGCGATGTGCCGCTCTACAACATCTACCTGGATGGGCAGTTGGAGCGACAAGCGACCGATATTGACGATCTGTGGCGCGACGACCTTGTCGCCTTTGTGCTCGGATGTTCCTTCACCTTCGAACAGGCGCTTTTGGCCGAGGGCATACGCCTCGCCCACATCGAAGACAACAAGACCGTGGCGATGTATCGAACCTCGATAGAGACGCAGCCCGCCGGACCGTTCCGCGGACCGGTCGTCGTCTCGATGCGTCCCATGCGCGCGGCCGAAGCGATCCGGGCCGCGGTGATCACCGCACGCTTTCCCCACGCCCATGGTGCGCCACTTCACATCGGCGACCCCGTCGAAATCGGGATACGAAACCTATCGGAACCGGATTGGGGCGATCCTCCCGTCCTGGAAGACGGTCAAGTGCCGGTTTTTTGGGCCTGCGGTGTAACCCCCCAGGCGGCCGTTCAGGTGGCGAAGCCCTCGCTGTGCATCACCCACGCGCCGGGCGCGATGTTGATCACGGATGTGCTGGACCGCGGCCCCGGAACCTGA
- a CDS encoding DUF3833 family protein, whose amino-acid sequence MRTIFVLAAALILSACGSMSLKSFEGTTPPLVLEDYFAGDTRAWGIFEDRFGNLRAQFTVDIKGTWNEPTLVLEEDFLYASGRADRRVWTLTKSPTGAYSGTAGDVIGAAAGAASGNAFNWTYVMDLPVGDRTIRVRLNDWLWLQPDGVLINRARVTKFGVELGELTIFFKKP is encoded by the coding sequence ATGCGCACGATCTTCGTCTTGGCCGCGGCGCTGATCTTGAGCGCCTGCGGATCGATGTCGCTCAAATCGTTCGAGGGAACGACACCGCCCCTGGTTCTCGAAGACTATTTCGCCGGCGACACCCGCGCCTGGGGTATTTTCGAAGACCGCTTCGGCAATCTGCGGGCGCAGTTCACCGTCGATATAAAGGGCACCTGGAACGAACCGACCCTCGTGCTGGAGGAGGACTTCCTCTACGCCTCGGGCCGTGCCGACCGGCGCGTGTGGACGTTGACCAAATCACCGACCGGCGCGTACAGCGGTACGGCGGGCGACGTCATCGGCGCGGCTGCGGGCGCGGCATCCGGCAATGCCTTCAACTGGACCTACGTGATGGATCTGCCGGTCGGCGACCGGACCATCCGTGTGCGCCTCAACGATTGGCTGTGGCTCCAGCCGGACGGCGTCCTCATCAACCGGGCCCGCGTTACCAAGTTTGGCGTCGAGCTTGGCGAACTGACGATCTTCTTCAAGAAACCTTAG
- a CDS encoding peptidase: MTYCVGLLLNEGLVMLSDSRTNAGVDYISTYSKLTVWETPGERAVALSTAGNLSISQNVVTMLDEGLPDASGKLVSMRTVESMTEAARLVGRAIREVERLEGPNMRQAGVGFDVSFILGGQINGRQLRMFLFYTAGNYIEASTESPFFQIGELKYGKPILDRIVNFETSLEDATKCALISMDSTIRSNISVGLPLDLLVFRRNAADIETLRVIPVDDPYFKTVSEGWSSGLREAFEKIPAPQWGESSGPVVTLVS, translated from the coding sequence ATGACCTATTGCGTAGGCTTGCTGCTCAACGAAGGTTTGGTGATGCTGTCCGATTCGCGCACCAACGCGGGCGTCGACTACATTTCCACATATTCAAAGCTGACGGTGTGGGAAACGCCGGGAGAACGGGCGGTCGCGCTCTCCACAGCCGGCAACCTCTCGATTTCCCAGAATGTCGTGACGATGCTCGATGAGGGGCTTCCGGACGCGAGCGGGAAGCTTGTCAGCATGCGCACTGTCGAATCCATGACCGAAGCGGCTCGTCTGGTCGGTCGCGCAATCCGCGAGGTCGAACGCCTCGAAGGACCCAATATGCGCCAAGCCGGCGTCGGCTTCGACGTGAGCTTCATCCTCGGCGGTCAGATCAACGGACGCCAACTGCGGATGTTTCTCTTCTATACGGCGGGCAACTATATCGAGGCCTCGACGGAATCGCCCTTTTTCCAAATCGGCGAACTCAAGTACGGCAAGCCAATTCTCGATCGCATCGTCAATTTCGAGACCTCGCTTGAGGACGCGACGAAATGCGCGTTGATCTCGATGGATTCGACCATTCGGTCCAACATCTCCGTCGGTCTGCCGCTCGACTTGCTGGTGTTCCGTCGCAATGCGGCGGACATCGAAACCCTGCGTGTGATTCCGGTGGACGACCCTTACTTCAAAACCGTTTCTGAAGGCTGGTCCAGCGGCCTTCGAGAAGCCTTCGAGAAAATCCCAGCCCCCCAATGGGGTGAATCGTCCGGCCCTGTCGTTACGCTCGTTAGCTAG
- a CDS encoding 3-deoxy-7-phosphoheptulonate synthase, which produces MTIATDDLRIKEIIALNTPDTVMREVAPSPAAMQTVSDSRHALQGILHGRDDRLAVVVGPCSIHDPKSAMEYAQRLVPLRARLGDRLEIIMRVYFEKPRTTVGWKGLINDPDLDDSFKINKGLRLARRLLADINGLGVPAGCEFLDTTTPQYFADLVAWAAIGARTTESQIHREMASGLSCPVGFKNGTGGDIKIAVDAVKSASNPHHFLAVTKNGECAIAQTTGNEDCHIILRGGDAPNYDAASVAAACAVAEKSGVTPMLMIDASHANSGKNPDNQPAVIDDIAAQVAGGDRRIVGVMIESHLVGGRQDQKPGQALVYGQSITDGCLDWDRTAACLEVLADAVTSRRG; this is translated from the coding sequence ATGACGATCGCCACCGACGACCTGCGGATCAAAGAAATTATCGCGCTCAACACGCCCGACACCGTAATGCGCGAGGTCGCCCCCTCGCCTGCTGCGATGCAGACGGTTTCGGACTCGCGGCACGCCCTGCAGGGCATCCTGCACGGGCGCGACGACCGGCTTGCCGTCGTGGTCGGCCCCTGCTCGATTCACGATCCGAAATCGGCGATGGAGTACGCACAGCGTCTGGTGCCATTGCGGGCGCGCTTGGGCGACCGACTCGAAATCATCATGCGGGTCTACTTCGAAAAGCCGCGTACGACGGTCGGGTGGAAAGGATTGATCAACGATCCCGATCTCGACGACAGTTTCAAAATCAACAAGGGGCTCCGCCTCGCGCGCCGTTTGCTGGCCGATATCAATGGATTGGGCGTACCGGCCGGCTGCGAGTTCCTCGATACCACGACGCCGCAATACTTCGCCGACCTCGTCGCCTGGGCCGCCATCGGCGCGCGCACGACCGAGAGTCAAATCCACCGGGAAATGGCGTCCGGCCTGTCGTGCCCGGTCGGTTTCAAGAACGGTACCGGCGGCGACATCAAGATCGCTGTCGATGCGGTGAAGTCCGCCTCCAACCCGCACCATTTCCTGGCCGTGACCAAAAACGGCGAATGCGCCATCGCCCAAACCACCGGCAACGAGGACTGCCACATCATCCTGCGCGGCGGCGATGCGCCGAACTATGACGCCGCAAGCGTTGCCGCGGCCTGCGCGGTCGCCGAAAAATCGGGTGTCACACCGATGCTAATGATCGACGCGAGCCACGCCAATTCGGGCAAGAACCCGGACAACCAGCCCGCCGTGATCGACGATATCGCCGCCCAAGTGGCAGGCGGCGACCGGCGGATCGTCGGTGTCATGATCGAAAGCCACCTTGTCGGCGGCCGCCAGGACCAGAAGCCCGGTCAGGCGCTCGTGTATGGCCAGAGCATCACCGACGGTTGCCTCGACTGGGATCGCACGGCTGCGTGCCTCGAGGTTCTGGCCGACGCCGTGACGTCACGGCGGGGCTGA